Genomic window (Acidobacteriota bacterium):
TGGCTATGAACATGTCAAACTTCATAGCGCAAAACGCGCCATACGATTTGACCGCGAGGGCATAGAGCTTGATTTAGGCGGCATTGCCAAAGGTTATGCGGTGGATAAAGCAGCAGAGATTTTGCGCGCCAGCGGCGTGCAATCGGCGCTCATCACTGCGGGCAGCAGTTCGATTTACGCCATCGGCACACCGCCCAATCAAACGTCCTGGAAAATCGCCGTCAACGACCCGACCAGTCGCGCGCGTCAGGTGACGACTCTCGAACTCAAAGACCAATCCATTTCGACCTCCGGTTGTCACGAAAAATCCTTTGAGATTGGCGAAAAAACTTATTGTCACATTATGAATCCGCGAACCGGCTATCCGGTTGACGGCATCCTGAGCGCGACGATTATCACGCCGCGCGGCGTTGACGCAGAGGTTTTCTCGAAAGTCGTGATGGTCTCAGGCATTGATAAAGCAAGGGCGTTTTTTAAAGACCGCAAAGAAACCCGCGCCTTGATTTTTTATCGACAGGCGGATGGCAGTGCTGGCACTGTTAGATTGAATTTTTGAAGGAAGCAAGTATGACGGAAAAGAGATTATCGAGACGCAATTTTTTGGAAGGCTCAACCGTTGGCGCGGCGAGCCTGTTGCTCACCTCGGCGGGCAAAAATATTTTCGCCGCCAGCGCCAATGAACAGGTCAACGTCGGGGTTATCGGAGTCGGCGGTCAAGGCAGTGGACTGACGCGCAATCTGGCAACCGTGCCGAACGCCCGCATCACGGCGATCTGCGACATCTTTGAACCAAATTTAAAAAGAGCCGTGGGGCTTGCCGCAAGCGCGCCGAAAACCTTTAACGATTACCGCAAGCTCATCGAAAGTAAAGAGGTGGATGCAGTAGTCATTGCCACGCCGCTTCACCTGCATGCAGAAATCGCGCTTGCCGCGCTCGCCGCCGAAAAACATGCCTTCGTTGAAAAGACGATGGCTTATTCGGTGGCGCAATGCGACCAGATGCTTAAAGCCGCGCGTGCGCATCCTAAGCTTGTCGTGCAGGTCGGTCATCAACACCGCTTTGACCCGGTGATTCATAAGGTTTTGGCGATGTCGAGCGATGGGGCGCTTGGCAAGATTACCCACATTCGTTGTCACTGGCATCGCAACGGCAACTGGCGGCGACCGGTTCCGAAAAGCGATTTCGACCCGCGCCCGTGGGGTTACGAAGACCTTGAACACTTAATCAACTGGCGCATGTACAAACGCTATTCGCAAGGGCTGATGGCTGAACTCGGCTCGCACATGATTGAAATCGTCAATCTTATCTACGGTTCAATCCCTGCGGCAGTCACCGGCATGGGCGGCATCGATTATTGGAAAGACGGACGCGAAACTTACGATAACGTTTCGGTCATCTACACCTATCCCGCCGGACAAAAAGCCCTGTTTACGTCAACCACGACCAATGCCCACGACGGCGAAAAGATTGTCATTATGGGCACCGAAGGAACCATCGAAATGGGTTGGAATCAGGCGCTCTATTTCCGCGAAAAAGAGTCTCCCGAACTGGTCAAAGCCGAGGGCGCGACCGTCATCACCGCAACCGGCGAAACCATGAAAGCTTCGCAACAAACTCAAAAAGAAGGCACTCAGGTTGATACCCAGAGCAGACAGCGGTTGAGCGCGGTCTATCGGGAGTTGGAATCGTTCATCTCCTGCATTCGTTCGGGTAAAAAAGCCGAAGTTGATTTTCAAGTGGGGCGCAACGCGGCAATATCCGTGCTGCTTGCCAATCGCGCCATCGAAACCGGACAAGTGATTAAAATTTAAATTCGCAAACGGCAGAACACCATCAAGCGGAAAGAACAAAGCCTTTGTCTCAATCAACAGCCCGACGAATGAAAATGCGATTGCTCTGGTGTTTGCAGGGGTGACGACCTCTGCTATTGCTTCAGAGTTCCTGCGTTTGTGACTCGGAATAAATAGAAAATATTCAGTTTTTGCTTCTTGTCTATTCCGTTATTGCCGTTTGTTCCGTATGCTCTCTGTTGCTCGTTTAACTTTGCAGCACTCAATTCACTTGCAGGCGGTTGATGTATCGCCTGCGCCTTACGGTTCCCTTGCAGTTCATAAACACATACTTGGAGTTTCCATAAATCTATGGAGCGAAAAAAATATTTAACCGACGACCTTAACCTGACGTCATCCACGCGACTCAGTCGCCGCGCTTTTGTCGCCGCAACCGCCGCGTCGACTTTCGCATTGACGACCTTTGGGCAGCAACGCAACTACGCGCCGGACGCGCCGCCTGTGCGTTATCCAGATTCAGACATCGTGGTGCTTGACCCGCGCTTCGACAAATATAAAATCGGCAATGCGGCGATTCAACGTCTGCACACAGGTATGCTCTGGGCGGAGGGTCCGGCGTGGAATGGCAACGGGCAGTATCTGGTGTGGAGCGACATTCCCAATAATATTCAATGTCGCTGGCTCGCCGAAGACGGGCACGTCAGCACCTTTCGCAACTCATCGAACAACAGTAACGGCAACACCTTTGATTATGAAGGGCGGCAAATTTCTTGCGAACACGCGACCCGGCGCATGGTGCGTTATGAACCCAACGGCACGGTGACGGTGCTTGCAGACAAATGGCAGGGCAAACCCTTCAACGCGCCCAATGATGTCGTGGTTCACCCGGACGGCGGCATATGGTTTACAGACCCCGGTTACGGCACGATGAAAGCTTACGAAGGCAACAAAGGTGAACTCTACATCAAAGAAGCGGTCTATCGCATTGACGCGAAGACGGCGAAGATAGATATGGTGACAGACGAACTCTTCAAACCCAACGGACTTTGTTTCTCGCCGGATTACAAAAAGCTCTATATCGTCGACACAGGGGTTTCGCCAAGCGGCGAAGCGCCACGCCACATCAAAGTCTGGGATGTGGTCGATGGTAAAAAATTAACTAACGGTCGAGTGTTTACGTCCATGAAACTCAAGACCAAAAATGGAGAGTTAGCGGGCGGCTCCGACGGTGTGCGTGCTGATGTCGATGGCAACATCTGGGCAAGCGGCGGTTGGGCGGGCGCAGGCTTTGACGGCGTGCACATCTTCGCGCCCGATGGCGAGCGCATCGGACAAATCTTGCTGCCGGAAATCTGTAGCAACATCTGTTTCGGCGGCGCAAAACGCAATCGCTTGTTTATGACCGCGAGCCAATCGCTATATGCTGTGTATGTCGAAACCCAGGGCGCGCATATCGCCTGAACTCACCAACAGAGAAAGCCATGTCAAGCACAGTGCAAAACGAAGACCGACAAACATCCGCAGAAACTCAGGTGAAGGATGTGGACTTGCCGCCGCTTCCCGATGCGCCGCGCGGGTGGGCGTTATTGATGATGATTGGCCCGGCATTTGTCTGGATGGGCGAAGCCATCGGCTCAGGCGAAGTCATCCTGTCAACCCGCTTTGGCGCAGTGCTCGGCACGGCTGTGTTATGGGTGCCGGCGCTCGCGATATTTTTGAAGTATTGGGTTGGCATGGCGGGTGCGCGTTATACGGTTTCGACGGGCGAAGGGATGATGGATATGTTCAGCCGTCTTCCGGGCCCGCGAAACTGGGCGGTCTGGATTGTGTTGCTGGCGCAAACTTTTGCCGCGACGATTTCGACAGGTGGACTCGCAGTTGCCGCGGGAACCTTTGCCCATGCGTTGGTTCCGGCGCTTC
Coding sequences:
- a CDS encoding Gfo/Idh/MocA family oxidoreductase — protein: MTEKRLSRRNFLEGSTVGAASLLLTSAGKNIFAASANEQVNVGVIGVGGQGSGLTRNLATVPNARITAICDIFEPNLKRAVGLAASAPKTFNDYRKLIESKEVDAVVIATPLHLHAEIALAALAAEKHAFVEKTMAYSVAQCDQMLKAARAHPKLVVQVGHQHRFDPVIHKVLAMSSDGALGKITHIRCHWHRNGNWRRPVPKSDFDPRPWGYEDLEHLINWRMYKRYSQGLMAELGSHMIEIVNLIYGSIPAAVTGMGGIDYWKDGRETYDNVSVIYTYPAGQKALFTSTTTNAHDGEKIVIMGTEGTIEMGWNQALYFREKESPELVKAEGATVITATGETMKASQQTQKEGTQVDTQSRQRLSAVYRELESFISCIRSGKKAEVDFQVGRNAAISVLLANRAIETGQVIKI
- a CDS encoding FAD:protein FMN transferase; the encoded protein is MMKVFVLCIAVMFSGLPFNLSAQQPVRYQEARRLMWTTFEIVAYGENQTRLAEAAEAAFEEIERLDHQLSNYSETSELTYINRNAAHREITCEKELFDLLQYALDYSRATDGAFDITVGPLMKAWGFFKGQGRVPDAKALQAVMANVGYEHVKLHSAKRAIRFDREGIELDLGGIAKGYAVDKAAEILRASGVQSALITAGSSSIYAIGTPPNQTSWKIAVNDPTSRARQVTTLELKDQSISTSGCHEKSFEIGEKTYCHIMNPRTGYPVDGILSATIITPRGVDAEVFSKVVMVSGIDKARAFFKDRKETRALIFYRQADGSAGTVRLNF
- a CDS encoding SMP-30/gluconolactonase/LRE family protein, whose translation is MERKKYLTDDLNLTSSTRLSRRAFVAATAASTFALTTFGQQRNYAPDAPPVRYPDSDIVVLDPRFDKYKIGNAAIQRLHTGMLWAEGPAWNGNGQYLVWSDIPNNIQCRWLAEDGHVSTFRNSSNNSNGNTFDYEGRQISCEHATRRMVRYEPNGTVTVLADKWQGKPFNAPNDVVVHPDGGIWFTDPGYGTMKAYEGNKGELYIKEAVYRIDAKTAKIDMVTDELFKPNGLCFSPDYKKLYIVDTGVSPSGEAPRHIKVWDVVDGKKLTNGRVFTSMKLKTKNGELAGGSDGVRADVDGNIWASGGWAGAGFDGVHIFAPDGERIGQILLPEICSNICFGGAKRNRLFMTASQSLYAVYVETQGAHIA